One window from the genome of Diabrotica virgifera virgifera chromosome 6, PGI_DIABVI_V3a encodes:
- the LOC114338420 gene encoding cytochrome b-c1 complex subunit 8-like: MTGHHPQFGNLFHLRNIVFYKMSPYHVRLFPSFRIKNTIRRICYEAPWVVTPLAVACLVYYSMDNLHEKYQRKIPGQFDDEDNTNSQNNNNKNNNNNKNKNNNNNNNNNKGK; encoded by the exons ATGACCGGTCATCATCCGCAATTTGGAAATCTTTTCCACCTTAGAAATATTGTATTCTACAAAATGTCACCTTATCACGTGAGATTGTTTCCTAGTTTTCGGATTAAAAATACTATACGAAGAATATGCTATGAAGCGCCATGGGTAGTAACAC CATTAGCAGTGGCGTGCTTAGTATACTATTCTATGGATAATTTACAtgaaaaatatcaaagaaaaattcCAGGACAATTTGATGACGAAGATAATACAAATTCTCAAAACAATAACAACAAAAACAAtaacaacaacaaaaacaaaaacaacaacaacaacaacaacaacaacaaaggaaaataa